A genomic window from Chitinophagaceae bacterium includes:
- a CDS encoding acetyl-CoA carboxylase biotin carboxyl carrier protein subunit has product MFKVTVNTDQEREIELSGNDFTINGRQGTWDKISIGNHRFHIVKDNRSYTCEVLQFVKEKKTFSIRVNGTVYQVQVKDRFDALLKQLGMEEAAVHKINAIKAPMPGLVLKVIVTEGQEINAGDSVLILEAMKMENVIKSPGTGIVKNIKVKAKDAVEKNQVLIELK; this is encoded by the coding sequence ATGTTCAAAGTAACAGTTAATACTGATCAGGAACGGGAAATAGAGTTATCCGGAAACGACTTCACCATCAATGGCCGGCAAGGCACGTGGGATAAGATTTCCATCGGTAACCACCGGTTTCACATTGTAAAGGATAATCGTTCTTACACCTGCGAAGTATTGCAGTTTGTGAAAGAAAAAAAAACGTTTTCCATACGGGTAAATGGTACCGTTTACCAGGTGCAGGTGAAAGACCGGTTTGATGCTTTGTTAAAGCAATTGGGAATGGAAGAAGCTGCCGTGCACAAAATAAATGCGATCAAAGCTCCCATGCCGGGATTGGTGCTGAAAGTGATCGTGACGGAAGGACAAGAGATTAATGCCGGCGATTCTGTGCTGATACTGGAAGCCATGAAAATGGAAAACGTTATCAAGTCTCCGGGCACCGGAATCGTGAAAAACATTAAGGTAAAAGCAAAGGATGCCGTGGAGAAAAACCAGGTGCTCATTGAGTTGAAGTAA
- a CDS encoding NAD(P)-dependent alcohol dehydrogenase, producing MKAVVCNKYGPPEVAHLMEVDKPLPKDHEVLVKVYASTVNRTDAGFRSAEYFISRFWTGLIKPNHPILGCEFSGIIEETGKSVTTFKRGDKVFGFNDKTCGGHGEYLTIAETDAFTLIPDNLNFEEAAAITEGAHYALCDLRAAKVTSGQNVMVYGATGAIGSAAVQLLKVLGAHVTAICNTKNIELIKSLGADIIIDYQTEDFSKTEKRFDFIFDAVGKSSFGKCKSLLKKKGIYISTEFGKNAENVFLALTTPVWGRKKVLFPLPTINKEDVIYLKELVEKRMFRPVIDRQYKLEEIVEAYKYVESGQKTGNVIIKIQNE from the coding sequence ATGAAAGCAGTAGTTTGTAATAAATATGGTCCACCTGAGGTGGCTCATTTAATGGAGGTTGACAAACCATTGCCCAAAGACCATGAAGTATTAGTTAAAGTATATGCTTCTACGGTTAATAGAACAGACGCCGGTTTTCGCAGTGCGGAGTATTTTATTTCCCGGTTTTGGACCGGACTTATCAAGCCCAACCATCCTATTCTGGGTTGCGAATTTTCAGGTATCATTGAAGAAACCGGGAAAAGTGTTACCACCTTCAAAAGAGGTGACAAAGTTTTTGGATTCAATGACAAAACTTGCGGAGGTCATGGAGAATATCTTACCATTGCTGAAACGGATGCCTTTACATTAATACCAGATAATCTAAATTTTGAGGAAGCCGCGGCAATAACAGAAGGTGCTCATTATGCACTATGTGATCTAAGAGCAGCCAAAGTAACAAGCGGACAAAACGTAATGGTGTATGGGGCGACAGGGGCAATTGGATCTGCTGCTGTTCAATTATTAAAAGTTCTTGGAGCACATGTTACCGCCATTTGCAATACAAAGAATATTGAATTGATAAAGTCTCTCGGTGCAGATATCATAATTGATTATCAAACAGAAGACTTTTCAAAAACAGAAAAGCGATTCGATTTTATTTTTGACGCCGTAGGTAAAAGTTCATTCGGAAAATGCAAGTCATTACTCAAAAAGAAAGGAATATATATTTCGACCGAATTCGGCAAGAACGCAGAGAATGTTTTTTTGGCACTGACGACACCTGTTTGGGGTCGGAAAAAAGTATTATTTCCTCTACCCACCATTAATAAGGAGGATGTGATTTATCTGAAAGAATTAGTTGAAAAAAGAATGTTTAGACCCGTTATTGACCGGCAGTATAAATTGGAAGAAATTGTGGAGGCCTACAAATATGTTGAGTCAGGGCAAAAAACGGGCAACGTTATTATTAAAATACAAAATGAATAA
- a CDS encoding nuclear transport factor 2 family protein, translated as MSASLIEKFYGSFNDKDFRTMQSCYHEEIIFSDAVFQSLAGKEAKAMWHMLLFNSKDLQVSFHDVLANDKIGSCYWEAAYTFSGSGRKVLNVITAAFEFRDGKIFRHTDHFDLWKWSRMALGTPGILLGWSPFLQNKIRKQAATALNKFIVAHPEYK; from the coding sequence ATGAGCGCTTCTCTGATTGAAAAATTTTACGGCTCGTTCAATGATAAAGACTTCAGGACTATGCAATCCTGTTATCATGAAGAAATTATTTTTTCCGATGCTGTGTTTCAGAGCTTAGCAGGAAAAGAAGCCAAAGCCATGTGGCATATGCTTCTTTTCAATAGCAAAGACCTGCAAGTTTCCTTTCATGATGTATTGGCAAACGACAAAATTGGAAGTTGTTACTGGGAAGCAGCCTATACATTTTCAGGCAGTGGCAGGAAAGTATTGAATGTGATAACCGCAGCATTTGAGTTCAGAGATGGAAAAATATTTCGTCATACTGATCATTTTGATCTCTGGAAATGGTCACGTATGGCATTGGGCACGCCGGGAATTTTGCTGGGATGGAGCCCATTCCTGCAAAACAAAATCAGGAAACAGGCAGCCACCGCACTCAACAAGTTTATCGTTGCTCATCCTGAATACAAATAA
- a CDS encoding sigma-70 family RNA polymerase sigma factor has translation MKGSLSITETIDHLFRHEYGKIVSVLTRIFGMHNLELAEDIVHDTLLKALEQWRFSGMPENPSAWFYKVAKNKAIDVIRREKRHRKFAADVAPLLQSEYTLVPTIKELFNENEVQDDVLRMMFACCQPAIPSESQVALILKTLCGFSIEEIAKAFLTNPETINKRLYRARQQFREGEVKFEIPQPHQLEARLENVLTALYLLFNEGYNSTSNDQLVRKDLVVEASRLCFLLTQNKITDSPKVNALLSLMLFHASRINTRLDDQHNILLLADQDRTQWDRDLIEAGVRYFEKSMQEEPYNFYQLQAGIALQHAVAPSFEHTDWSTILALYTIICSLFPSPVAFLNRAIVLAQIDGPLCGIEEINNLPGKEKLSTYYLLPATLGDLYLRAGNKEEAKKNLLQALSLTHAPAEKKLLQSKLEQCEG, from the coding sequence GTGAAAGGTTCACTATCGATCACCGAAACAATTGATCACCTTTTCCGCCATGAATACGGCAAAATTGTTTCCGTGCTTACGCGCATCTTCGGCATGCACAACCTCGAACTGGCAGAGGACATTGTGCATGATACTTTGCTGAAAGCACTCGAGCAATGGCGTTTCTCCGGCATGCCTGAAAATCCTTCTGCATGGTTTTACAAAGTGGCAAAAAACAAAGCCATTGATGTAATACGCCGTGAAAAACGCCACCGGAAATTTGCTGCAGATGTTGCGCCATTGCTTCAATCTGAATATACGCTCGTTCCCACCATTAAAGAATTGTTCAACGAAAACGAGGTTCAGGACGATGTGCTCCGGATGATGTTCGCATGCTGCCAGCCTGCTATTCCGTCAGAATCGCAGGTAGCGCTGATATTGAAAACACTTTGCGGATTCAGCATCGAAGAAATTGCAAAAGCGTTTCTCACCAATCCGGAAACCATCAACAAACGATTGTACCGTGCGCGCCAGCAATTTCGCGAAGGGGAAGTGAAGTTTGAAATTCCACAACCGCATCAATTGGAAGCGCGGCTGGAAAACGTGCTCACTGCGCTGTACCTTTTATTTAATGAAGGTTACAATTCCACCAGCAATGACCAACTGGTTCGTAAAGACCTGGTGGTGGAAGCGTCAAGACTTTGTTTTTTGCTGACTCAAAATAAGATTACAGATTCGCCAAAAGTTAATGCCTTGCTTTCGCTCATGTTGTTTCACGCTTCACGCATCAATACCAGACTCGATGATCAGCACAACATTCTTTTACTTGCCGATCAGGATCGTACGCAATGGGACCGCGACCTGATTGAAGCGGGCGTTCGGTATTTTGAAAAGTCGATGCAGGAGGAACCCTATAATTTTTATCAATTACAGGCAGGCATCGCATTACAACATGCTGTTGCCCCTTCTTTTGAACATACAGACTGGTCAACCATTCTTGCATTGTACACTATCATTTGCAGCTTGTTTCCTTCGCCGGTGGCTTTTCTCAATCGTGCAATTGTGCTTGCGCAGATTGATGGACCACTGTGTGGGATCGAAGAAATAAACAACCTGCCGGGAAAAGAAAAACTCAGCACTTATTACCTGCTGCCGGCCACATTAGGTGATTTATACCTAAGAGCGGGAAATAAAGAGGAGGCAAAAAAAAACCTCTTACAAGCCTTGTCACTTACGCATGCTCCCGCGGAAAAAAAATTGTTGCAGAGCAAATTGGAACAATGTGAAGGCTAA